In Desulfonatronum thioautotrophicum, a genomic segment contains:
- the qrcA gene encoding menaquinone reductase multiheme cytochrome c subunit QrcA, whose protein sequence is MEEKKGGSSAGGVFLPFLLGFVAALAFGWWGFPHLLYSKKTQPLLFTHQNHIELYGMQCEDCHYFRRDGSFSGLPDNAKCAECHSFPLGDHPEEIRFVEEFYEKGIEVPWLVYQYQPDNVFFSHAAHQEFDCTTGGCHPDVGSSNEMPPLFQNRVTGYSRDTMKMKTCERCHAEVAAKEPERFFGAPNACQICHK, encoded by the coding sequence ATGGAAGAAAAGAAAGGGGGATCGAGTGCAGGCGGAGTTTTTCTGCCATTTTTGTTGGGGTTCGTGGCCGCGTTGGCCTTCGGGTGGTGGGGATTTCCGCATCTCTTGTACAGCAAGAAAACACAACCACTCCTCTTCACGCACCAAAACCACATTGAGTTGTACGGAATGCAGTGCGAAGACTGTCACTATTTCCGGCGAGACGGCTCCTTCTCCGGCCTGCCGGACAATGCCAAGTGTGCCGAGTGCCACTCATTCCCCTTGGGAGACCACCCAGAGGAAATCAGGTTCGTGGAGGAATTTTATGAAAAGGGGATCGAGGTGCCTTGGCTGGTCTACCAGTACCAACCGGACAACGTCTTTTTCTCCCATGCCGCACACCAGGAATTCGACTGTACAACCGGCGGATGCCATCCAGACGTGGGAAGTTCCAACGAGATGCCTCCACTTTTTCAAAATCGGGTGACCGGGTACAGCCGGGATACGATGAAAATGAAGACATGCGAGCGATGTCACGCCGAGGTGGCCGCCAAGGAGCCGGAGCGGTTTTTTGGTGCTCCCAATGCCTGTCAGATCTGTCATAAATAA
- a CDS encoding mannose-1-phosphate guanylyltransferase/mannose-6-phosphate isomerase has translation MTKSGTTDIWGAAWAVILAGGSGTRLWPMSRSLLPKQLLALNGEATLLQQTAQRLLGRLPAERIITVTNEEHYFEVCSQLAELQPDLTGQVLKEPMARNTLPAILLGLDRIVAAQNPDLGQPLVGIFPSDHMIGDQARFESDWEKGLQLAQQDWFVTFGIPPTKPETGYGYIAKAKKLAPGAFEVAGFVEKPPIETAREFVAGGSHSWNSGMFIVPGMTFLKAVETHQPRLWSWWQEREGRGLVSGYAEIPDISVDYGIMEHAERLAMVEAGFSWDDLGSWEAMFRMGQKDAVDHCVVKGDVLAMDCRESLLISNGGKLAAVGLEGLAVVQTRDATLVCPLDQVQRVKDVVNRLKAEKSTLVEAHVTVRRPWGSYTVLEEERFYKIKRIMVHPGARLSLQMHHHRSEHWVVIKGTAQVQVGDKEMLVVENQSVDIPKTTLHRLSNPGRVPVEIIEIQSGPYLEEDDIVRFDDVYGRNQPRET, from the coding sequence ATGACAAAATCAGGAACTACCGATATCTGGGGGGCAGCCTGGGCCGTGATCCTGGCCGGCGGCTCCGGTACCCGCCTTTGGCCCATGTCTCGTTCATTGTTGCCAAAGCAGTTATTGGCTCTGAACGGCGAGGCAACCCTCCTGCAGCAGACCGCGCAACGACTTTTGGGGCGGCTGCCCGCGGAGCGCATCATTACCGTGACCAACGAGGAGCATTATTTCGAGGTCTGCTCCCAGCTGGCCGAACTGCAGCCCGACCTAACGGGACAGGTGCTCAAAGAACCCATGGCCCGGAATACCCTGCCGGCGATCCTGCTCGGACTGGACAGGATTGTCGCGGCTCAGAATCCGGACCTTGGGCAGCCCCTTGTAGGCATTTTTCCCTCGGATCACATGATCGGAGACCAGGCCCGTTTCGAGTCGGACTGGGAAAAGGGATTGCAACTGGCCCAGCAGGATTGGTTTGTGACATTCGGCATCCCGCCAACCAAGCCGGAAACCGGGTACGGATACATTGCCAAAGCGAAGAAACTGGCTCCCGGAGCGTTTGAGGTGGCCGGTTTCGTTGAAAAACCGCCAATTGAGACGGCACGGGAATTTGTTGCCGGAGGGAGCCATTCCTGGAATAGCGGAATGTTCATTGTGCCCGGCATGACCTTTCTAAAGGCTGTGGAAACCCACCAACCGCGCCTTTGGTCCTGGTGGCAGGAGCGAGAAGGCCGCGGACTTGTCTCCGGTTACGCGGAGATTCCGGATATTTCGGTGGACTACGGCATCATGGAGCATGCCGAGCGCCTGGCAATGGTTGAGGCTGGATTTTCCTGGGATGATCTGGGCAGCTGGGAGGCCATGTTCCGGATGGGGCAGAAGGATGCCGTGGATCACTGCGTGGTCAAGGGTGACGTTTTGGCCATGGATTGCCGGGAGAGCCTGCTGATTTCCAATGGGGGCAAGCTGGCCGCAGTGGGCCTGGAGGGCCTGGCCGTGGTCCAGACCAGGGATGCGACGCTGGTTTGTCCCTTGGATCAGGTTCAGCGGGTCAAGGACGTCGTCAACCGGCTGAAAGCCGAGAAATCCACTTTGGTGGAAGCCCATGTCACCGTGCGCCGGCCCTGGGGCAGCTATACGGTCCTGGAAGAGGAACGTTTCTATAAAATCAAGCGGATCATGGTTCATCCCGGTGCCAGGTTGAGCCTGCAGATGCACCACCATCGCAGCGAGCACTGGGTGGTGATCAAGGGGACGGCGCAAGTCCAGGTGGGTGACAAGGAAATGCTCGTGGTGGAGAATCAATCCGTGGACATTCCCAAGACCACCCTGCATCGCTTGTCCAACCCCGGACGCGTTCCGGTGGAGATTATCGAGATCCAGAGCGGCCCCTATCTTGAGGAGGATGACATTGTCCGGTTTGATGATGTTTACGGACGTAATCAGCCCCGAGAGACATAA
- a CDS encoding ferritin produces the protein MLSSRMEQALNDQVNAELYSAYLYLAMAAYFSEQNLEGFTHWMNMQSQEELTHAMKFYAFINERGGRNTLKTIEAPPATWDSPTAVFQAVLEHEQKVTSLINGLVDMALAEKDHATNIFLQWFVTEQVEEEASVNAVLQKLKLLGGDSGGMFMIDRELAARNSACPCAQPTP, from the coding sequence ATGCTTTCTTCTCGAATGGAACAGGCCTTGAACGACCAGGTCAATGCAGAACTCTACTCCGCCTATCTTTACCTGGCCATGGCCGCCTATTTCAGCGAACAGAACCTGGAAGGATTCACCCACTGGATGAACATGCAATCCCAGGAAGAACTGACCCACGCCATGAAATTTTACGCCTTCATTAATGAGCGTGGCGGTCGGAACACCCTTAAAACCATCGAGGCCCCGCCCGCGACCTGGGACTCTCCAACCGCGGTATTTCAGGCTGTGCTGGAACATGAACAAAAGGTGACCAGTCTGATCAATGGCCTGGTGGACATGGCTCTGGCCGAGAAGGATCACGCCACGAACATTTTTCTGCAGTGGTTCGTCACCGAGCAGGTAGAGGAAGAGGCCAGCGTGAACGCCGTACTCCAAAAACTCAAGCTTCTTGGCGGCGACAGCGGCGGCATGTTCATGATCGACCGGGAACTGGCCGCTCGAAATTCGGCCTGCCCCTGTGCCCAACCGACTCCCTGA
- a CDS encoding 2-oxoacid:acceptor oxidoreductase subunit alpha, with amino-acid sequence MRASRNILIAGEAGQGLITIGMLLAKALARTGYEIFVTQSYQSRIRGGHNTLAIRTGVGPLRSAIREVDMLIALNRESIALHQDELTENALVLFDAEHVSDLPEGSDQPRILQIPFAELAPKKVFHNIVAMGVATKLLGLPETVITDLVREAFAAKKAELVEQNLEVLRSAMDWANDQSAPDSTLPSDPPGPTGRMVLDGNQAVALGALAAGIRFCAFYPMTPATGVALNLISAADRMGLVVEQAEDEIAAVNMALGASFAGAPSIVPTSGGGFALMTEGISLAGMTETPIVLILGQRPGPATGLPTRTEQGDLNLALYAGHGEFPRAILAPGNIEECFQLTHAAVDLAERFQSPVIVLTDQFLADTMQAVPTFDLNRLTEPARAGLVCDTPETYNRYAFTESGISPRLLPGTGEHLVVLDSDEHTEDGHITEDLTVRVKMVDKRLAKGRKLREAVLAPTYIGDELSDLLLICWGSCLGPAEEAVELLRKEGKNAGLLHFRQVWPLRSDQFMERLENAKETICVEGNAGAQFAGLLRKEVGFSVSRSILRYDGSPFSAQDILREILDGAEQEPSRTTRR; translated from the coding sequence ATGCGCGCATCCCGCAACATCCTGATCGCCGGCGAGGCAGGACAGGGCCTGATCACGATAGGCATGCTCCTGGCCAAAGCTTTGGCGAGAACAGGCTATGAAATTTTCGTCACCCAGAGCTACCAATCCCGAATCCGCGGCGGGCACAACACCCTGGCCATCCGCACCGGTGTCGGACCGCTCCGGTCCGCGATCCGGGAGGTGGACATGCTGATTGCCCTGAACCGGGAAAGCATTGCCCTGCACCAGGACGAACTGACCGAAAACGCCCTGGTTCTGTTCGATGCCGAACATGTTAGTGATCTTCCCGAGGGTTCGGATCAACCACGCATCCTGCAGATCCCTTTTGCCGAACTGGCCCCAAAGAAAGTATTCCACAATATCGTCGCCATGGGCGTAGCGACCAAACTTCTTGGGCTGCCCGAGACCGTGATTACGGATTTGGTCCGGGAAGCGTTTGCCGCCAAAAAGGCTGAGCTGGTGGAGCAAAACCTGGAAGTCCTCCGGTCCGCCATGGACTGGGCCAATGACCAGTCCGCTCCCGACTCAACATTACCCAGCGATCCCCCCGGGCCGACCGGCCGGATGGTCCTGGACGGCAACCAGGCCGTGGCTCTCGGCGCCCTTGCCGCCGGAATCCGTTTTTGCGCGTTCTACCCCATGACCCCGGCCACCGGCGTGGCCTTGAACCTGATCAGCGCGGCCGACCGCATGGGTCTGGTGGTGGAACAGGCCGAGGACGAGATAGCCGCGGTAAATATGGCATTGGGAGCATCCTTTGCCGGTGCCCCCAGCATCGTGCCCACTTCCGGCGGAGGCTTTGCGCTGATGACCGAGGGGATAAGTCTGGCCGGAATGACCGAAACCCCCATAGTCCTGATCCTGGGCCAGCGCCCCGGTCCAGCCACGGGGCTGCCCACCCGCACGGAACAAGGCGACCTGAACCTGGCCCTCTACGCGGGACACGGCGAATTTCCTCGGGCCATCCTGGCACCGGGAAACATTGAAGAGTGCTTTCAGTTGACCCATGCTGCCGTGGACCTGGCTGAACGCTTTCAAAGTCCGGTGATCGTCCTGACCGACCAGTTCCTGGCCGATACCATGCAAGCCGTTCCGACCTTTGACCTGAACCGACTCACCGAGCCGGCCCGTGCCGGGCTGGTCTGCGACACTCCGGAAACATACAACCGATATGCCTTCACCGAAAGCGGCATCTCTCCTCGCCTGCTGCCCGGTACAGGCGAGCATCTGGTCGTGCTGGACAGTGACGAACATACCGAAGACGGCCACATTACCGAGGACCTGACGGTTCGGGTCAAGATGGTCGACAAACGCCTTGCCAAAGGCCGAAAACTTCGCGAAGCCGTCCTGGCACCAACCTATATCGGCGATGAATTGAGCGATTTGTTGCTGATCTGCTGGGGATCGTGCCTTGGGCCGGCCGAGGAAGCCGTCGAACTGCTCCGCAAGGAGGGAAAAAATGCCGGATTGCTTCACTTCCGCCAGGTTTGGCCGCTGCGTTCGGACCAATTCATGGAACGGCTGGAGAACGCCAAGGAAACCATCTGTGTCGAGGGCAACGCAGGGGCTCAATTCGCCGGCTTGTTGCGCAAAGAAGTCGGTTTCAGCGTCTCGCGTTCCATCCTGCGCTACGACGGTTCTCCCTTCAGCGCTCAGGACATTTTACGGGAAATATTGGACGGCGCCGAGCAGGAGCCGTCCAGGACCACAAGGAGGTGA